In a single window of the Papaver somniferum cultivar HN1 chromosome 8, ASM357369v1, whole genome shotgun sequence genome:
- the LOC113301528 gene encoding rhodanese-like domain-containing protein 14, chloroplastic yields the protein MASLIQIASHSSLTSTTTANLNPSLFSSSTMLNSSSNLNFNYSGITVFRSSSKKFSSLKVFSAATKQAKSPAEEEWKIKREVLLRKRVRSVDVKEAFRLTNENNYVLLDVRPEAEFKEAHAPGAVNVQIYRLIKEWTAWDIARRAAFAFFGIFAGTEENPEFLQLVESKLDKNSKIIVACSSGGTMKPTQNLPQGQQSRSLIAAYLLVLNGYTNVFHLEGGLYSWFKEDLPSVTEEEE from the exons ATGGCGTCACTAATTCAAATCGCCTCACATTCATCACTCACTAGTACAACAACTGCTAATTTAAACCCcagtttattctcttcttcaACCATGCTGAATTCCAGTTCTAACCTTAATTTCAATTACTCGGGAATCACTGTTTTTCGATCATCATCCAAGAAATTTTCTTCGTTAAAAGTTTTTTCTGCTGCTACAAAACAAGCAAAATCACCAG CTGAAGAAGAGTGGAAAATTAAACGTGAAGTTCTATTAAGAAAAAGG GTAAGGAGTGTAGACGTGAAAGAAGCTTTTCGGTTAACAAATGAGAACAATTATGTGCTTCTCGATGTCCGCCCTGAAGCGGAGTTCAAAGAG GCTCATGCACCAGGTGCAGTTAATGTACAAATATATAGGCTTATAAAGGAATGGACGGCATGGGATATAGCTCGGCGAGCTGCATTTGCGTTCTTTGGCATTTTTGCTGGCACagaagaaaatcctgagtttctACAAC TTGTGGAATCAAAACTAGATAAAAACTCAAAAATAATAGTTGCTTGCTCTTCTGGTGGAACCATGAAACCGACACAAAATCTCCCTCAAGGCCAACAGTCCAG GTCTTTGATTGCTGCCTACTTGCTTGTGCTCAATGGATACACGAATGTTTTTCACCTAGAAGGCGGGCTTTATTCATGGTTCAAAGAAGACTTACCTTCAGTTacggaagaagaagaatga